The following proteins come from a genomic window of Amaranthus tricolor cultivar Red isolate AtriRed21 chromosome 14, ASM2621246v1, whole genome shotgun sequence:
- the LOC130800132 gene encoding puromycin-sensitive aminopeptidase-like isoform X4 produces MMLLVSSCRGLCRISSIRRPVKSLARHSTFLTLETSLPRNHRFLYPSLYRRQEVYKRLFCSVTTGPLPKHAQELNMEAPKEIFLKDYKKPDYYFDTVELKFLLEEDKTYVFSNISVFSAHEASVSAPLVLDGRDLKLVSVKIDGKELKEGEFHVDSRHLTLLSPPNGKFTLEIITEIYPQNNTSLEGLYKSSGNFCTQCEAEGFRKITFFQDRPDIMSKYTIRIEADKSKYPVLLSNGNLIDQGDIEGGKHFVVWEDPFKKPSYLFALVAGQLESRDDTFLTRSGRKVTLRIWTPFEDLPKTAHAMYSLKAAMKWDEDVFGLEYDLDLFNIVAVPDFNMGAMENKSLNIFNSKLVLASPETATDADYAAILGVIGHEYFHNWTGNRVTCRDWFQLSLKEGLTVFRDQEFSSDMGSRTVKRIADVSRLRNYQYPQDAGPMAHPVRPHSYIKMDNFYTVTVYEKGAEVVRMYKTLLGSEGFRKGMDLYFKRHDGHAVTCEDFFASMRDANNADFANFLLWYSQAGTPIVKVSSSYDVEKHTFALKFSQEVPPTPGQPVKEPMFIPVATSLLDSHGKDMPLSSVYHDGKLESLVINGQPVHTAVLRVTKKEEEFVFSDVLEKPVPSLLRGFSAPIRLEADYSDSDLFFLLANDSDEFNRWEAGQILARKLMLSLVADFQQNRPLILNAKFVDGFKSILRNSNLDKEFIAKAITLPGEGEIMDIMKVADPDAVHAVRTFIRKELAVQLKADFLCTVLENKSSEQYEFNHSNMARRALKNVSLAYLALLDDPECTELALREYKTATNMTDQFAALAAITQRTGTITDKVLADFYDKWQYDFLVVNKWFALQAMSDVPGNVENVKKLIDHPAFDLRNPNKVYALIGGFCGSPVNFHAKDGSGYKFLGEMVVQLDKINPQVASRMVSAFSRWRRYDETRQTLAKAQLEMIMSANGLSENVFEIASKSLAA; encoded by the exons ATGATGTTGTTAGTGAGTAGTTGcagg GGTTTGTGTCGAATTAGCAGTATCCGACGCCCTGTTAAGAGTCTAGCAAGACACAGTACATTTCTCACTTTGGAG ACTTCCTTGCCAAGGAACCATCGTTTCTTATATCCCTCCCTCTAT AGGAGACAGGAAGTTTACAAAAGGCTTTTTTGTTCAGTGACGACTGGACCATTGCCAAAGCACGCCCAAGAATTGAATATGGAGGCCCCAAAAGAAATTTTCTTGAAAGACTACAAGAAGCCTGATTACTACTTTGATACT GTGGAGTTGAAATTTTTACTGGAAGAAGATAAGACATATGTCTTTTCAAACATATCTGTTTTCTCTGCTCATGAAG cttcagtCTCTGCTCCTTTAGTCTTGGATGGTCGGGATCTAAAGCTGGTCTCGGTCAAGATTGATGGGAAGGAGCTAAAA GAGGGAGAATTTCATGTGGACTCACGCCATTTGACGCTTTTATCCCCACCAAATGGTAAATTCACATTGGAAATTATTACCGAGATATACCCTCAAAACAACACTTCATTGGAG GGTCTATACAAGTCCTCTGGAAATTTCTGCACACAATGTGAAGCAGAGGGCTTTCGAAAAATAACTTTCTTTCAG GATCGTCCTGATATTATGTCAAAATACACAATTCGCATTGAAGCTGATAAAAGCAAATATCCGGTCTTGTTGTCCAATGGGAATCTCATAGATCAAGGTGACATTGAG GGTGGCAAGCATTTTGTTGTTTGGGAGGATCCATTCAAGAAGCCGTCATATCTGTTTGCCTTGGTTGCTGGGCAACTGGAGAGCAGAGATGACACATTTCTTACTCGTTCTGGCCGTAAGGTCACTCTCAGGATCTGGACTCCCTTTGAGGATTTACCAAAGACTGCACATGCTATGTATTCTCTTAAGGCAGCCATGAAGTGGGATGAAGAT GTTTTTGGTTTGGAATATGATTTAGATCTTTTTAATATTGTTGCTGTTCCAGACTTTAATAT GGGAGCAATGGAGAACAAGAGTTTAAAT attttcaattcaaagctTGTTTTGGCATCTCCGGAAACTGCTActgatgcagattatgctgcAATTTTAGGTGTAATTGGTCATGAG TACTTCCACAACTGGACTGGTAATAG AGTGACATGTCGGGATTGGTTCCAGCTTAGCTTGAAGGAAGGATTAACTGTCTTCCGTGATCAG GAATTTTCGTCTGACATGGGAAGTCGCACTGTGAAGCGCATTGCTGATGTTTCAAGGCTTCGGAATTATCAATATCCTCAG GATGCAGGTCCTATGGCTCATCCTGTGCGACCACATTCCTACATTAAG ATGGACAACTTTTATACAG TTACG GTGTATGAAAAG GGGGCAGAAGTAGTCAGAATGTATAAAACCTTGTTGGGTAGTGAAGGTTTCCGAAAG GGTATGGATTTGTACTTTAAGAGACATGATGGACATGCTGTAACATGTGAGGATTTCTTTGCATCTATGAGGGATGCTAATAATGCAGATTTCGCGAATTTCTTGCTTTG GTACTCGCAAGCTGGGACACCTATTGTGAAAGTCTCTTCATCTTATGATGTCGAGAAGCACACATTTGCGTTGAAATTCAG CCAAGAGGTGCCACCAACTCCTGGTCAGCCAGTCAAAGAGCCCATGTTTATACCAGTTGCAACAAGTTTGCTTGATTCTCACGGCAAGGACATGCCCCTGTCTTCTGTTTATCATGATGGCAAACTGGAGTCTCTTGTTATTAATGGTCAGCCGGTCCATACAGCTGTTCTTCGAGTAACAAAG AAGGAAGAAGAATTTGTTTTTTCTGATGTACTTGAGAAGCCTGTTCCATCTTTGTTAAGGGGATTTAGTGCTCCTATCCGTCTCGAAGCTGATTATTCTGATAGTGATCTCTTCTTTCTTCTTGCCAATGACTCGGATGAATTCAACCG TTGGGAGGCAGGACAGATTTTGGCCAGGAAGTTAATGCTCAGCTTAGTTGCAGACTTCCAGCAAAACAGGCCTCTAATTTTGAATGCAAAATTTGTTGATGGGTTCAAAAGCATTCTGCGCAACAGTAATTTGGATAAG GAATTCATTGCAAAGGCTATAACTCTCCCTGGTGAGGGGGAGATCATGGACATTATGAAAGTTGCGGATCCTGATGCTGTTCATGCAGTCAGAACTTTCATCAGAAAGGAGCTTGCTGTGCAGCTGAAAGCTGATTTCCTTTGCACG GTACTAGAAAACAAGTCCTCCGAGCAATATGAGTTTAACCATTCTAATATGGCCAGGCGGGCACTAAAGAACGTATCACTTG CATATCTTGCCTTACTTGATGACCCAGAATGCACTGAGCTTGCTCTGCGTGAATATAAAACGGCCACAAACATGACAGATCAGTTTGCAGCTTTAGCAGCGATTACTCAGAGGACTGGCACAATCACTGACAAGGTTTTGGCCGACTTCTATGATAAATGGCAGTACGACTTTTTG GTTGTCAACAAATGGTTTGCACTTCAAGCAATGTCAGATGTTCCTGGCAACGTTGAGAATGTTAAAAAGCTAATAGACCACCCAGCATTTGACCTTCGCAATCCAAATAAGGTTTATGCTTTGATTGGTGGTTTTTGTGGATCCCCTGTGAATTTCCATGCAAAAGATGGATCAGGTTACAAATTTTTGGGAGAGATGGTCGTCCAGCTAGACAAAATAAACCCACAG GTGGCTTCAAGGATGGTGTCGGCTTTTTCTCGATGGAGACGTTATGATGAGACCCGTCAAACCCTTGCTAAG gCGCAGTTAGAGATGATAATGTCAGCTAATGGACTATCCGAGAATGTTTTTGAGATTGCTTCAAAGAGTTTGGCAGCTTAA
- the LOC130800132 gene encoding puromycin-sensitive aminopeptidase-like isoform X5: MEAPKEIFLKDYKKPDYYFDTVELKFLLEEDKTYVFSNISVFSAHEASVSAPLVLDGRDLKLVSVKIDGKELKEGEFHVDSRHLTLLSPPNGKFTLEIITEIYPQNNTSLEGLYKSSGNFCTQCEAEGFRKITFFQDRPDIMSKYTIRIEADKSKYPVLLSNGNLIDQGDIEGGKHFVVWEDPFKKPSYLFALVAGQLESRDDTFLTRSGRKVTLRIWTPFEDLPKTAHAMYSLKAAMKWDEDVFGLEYDLDLFNIVAVPDFNMGAMENKSLNIFNSKLVLASPETATDADYAAILGVIGHEYFHNWTGNRVTCRDWFQLSLKEGLTVFRDQEFSSDMGSRTVKRIADVSRLRNYQYPQDAGPMAHPVRPHSYIKMDNFYTVTVCLGILILCSVVITLVLFFAPHSIFLFMATHLVLVFSMQVYEKGAEVVRMYKTLLGSEGFRKGMDLYFKRHDGHAVTCEDFFASMRDANNADFANFLLWYSQAGTPIVKVSSSYDVEKHTFALKFSQEVPPTPGQPVKEPMFIPVATSLLDSHGKDMPLSSVYHDGKLESLVINGQPVHTAVLRVTKKEEEFVFSDVLEKPVPSLLRGFSAPIRLEADYSDSDLFFLLANDSDEFNRWEAGQILARKLMLSLVADFQQNRPLILNAKFVDGFKSILRNSNLDKEFIAKAITLPGEGEIMDIMKVADPDAVHAVRTFIRKELAVQLKADFLCTVLENKSSEQYEFNHSNMARRALKNVSLAYLALLDDPECTELALREYKTATNMTDQFAALAAITQRTGTITDKVLADFYDKWQYDFLVVNKWFALQAMSDVPGNVENVKKLIDHPAFDLRNPNKVYALIGGFCGSPVNFHAKDGSGYKFLGEMVVQLDKINPQVASRMVSAFSRWRRYDETRQTLAKAQLEMIMSANGLSENVFEIASKSLAA, from the exons ATGGAGGCCCCAAAAGAAATTTTCTTGAAAGACTACAAGAAGCCTGATTACTACTTTGATACT GTGGAGTTGAAATTTTTACTGGAAGAAGATAAGACATATGTCTTTTCAAACATATCTGTTTTCTCTGCTCATGAAG cttcagtCTCTGCTCCTTTAGTCTTGGATGGTCGGGATCTAAAGCTGGTCTCGGTCAAGATTGATGGGAAGGAGCTAAAA GAGGGAGAATTTCATGTGGACTCACGCCATTTGACGCTTTTATCCCCACCAAATGGTAAATTCACATTGGAAATTATTACCGAGATATACCCTCAAAACAACACTTCATTGGAG GGTCTATACAAGTCCTCTGGAAATTTCTGCACACAATGTGAAGCAGAGGGCTTTCGAAAAATAACTTTCTTTCAG GATCGTCCTGATATTATGTCAAAATACACAATTCGCATTGAAGCTGATAAAAGCAAATATCCGGTCTTGTTGTCCAATGGGAATCTCATAGATCAAGGTGACATTGAG GGTGGCAAGCATTTTGTTGTTTGGGAGGATCCATTCAAGAAGCCGTCATATCTGTTTGCCTTGGTTGCTGGGCAACTGGAGAGCAGAGATGACACATTTCTTACTCGTTCTGGCCGTAAGGTCACTCTCAGGATCTGGACTCCCTTTGAGGATTTACCAAAGACTGCACATGCTATGTATTCTCTTAAGGCAGCCATGAAGTGGGATGAAGAT GTTTTTGGTTTGGAATATGATTTAGATCTTTTTAATATTGTTGCTGTTCCAGACTTTAATAT GGGAGCAATGGAGAACAAGAGTTTAAAT attttcaattcaaagctTGTTTTGGCATCTCCGGAAACTGCTActgatgcagattatgctgcAATTTTAGGTGTAATTGGTCATGAG TACTTCCACAACTGGACTGGTAATAG AGTGACATGTCGGGATTGGTTCCAGCTTAGCTTGAAGGAAGGATTAACTGTCTTCCGTGATCAG GAATTTTCGTCTGACATGGGAAGTCGCACTGTGAAGCGCATTGCTGATGTTTCAAGGCTTCGGAATTATCAATATCCTCAG GATGCAGGTCCTATGGCTCATCCTGTGCGACCACATTCCTACATTAAG ATGGACAACTTTTATACAG TTACGGTATGTCTTGGCATCTTGATACTATGTTCAGTTGTCATAACTCTTGTGCTTTTCTTTGCTCCCCATTCCATCTTTTTATTCATGGCCACTCATTTAGTCTTGGTTTTTTCAATGCAGGTGTATGAAAAG GGGGCAGAAGTAGTCAGAATGTATAAAACCTTGTTGGGTAGTGAAGGTTTCCGAAAG GGTATGGATTTGTACTTTAAGAGACATGATGGACATGCTGTAACATGTGAGGATTTCTTTGCATCTATGAGGGATGCTAATAATGCAGATTTCGCGAATTTCTTGCTTTG GTACTCGCAAGCTGGGACACCTATTGTGAAAGTCTCTTCATCTTATGATGTCGAGAAGCACACATTTGCGTTGAAATTCAG CCAAGAGGTGCCACCAACTCCTGGTCAGCCAGTCAAAGAGCCCATGTTTATACCAGTTGCAACAAGTTTGCTTGATTCTCACGGCAAGGACATGCCCCTGTCTTCTGTTTATCATGATGGCAAACTGGAGTCTCTTGTTATTAATGGTCAGCCGGTCCATACAGCTGTTCTTCGAGTAACAAAG AAGGAAGAAGAATTTGTTTTTTCTGATGTACTTGAGAAGCCTGTTCCATCTTTGTTAAGGGGATTTAGTGCTCCTATCCGTCTCGAAGCTGATTATTCTGATAGTGATCTCTTCTTTCTTCTTGCCAATGACTCGGATGAATTCAACCG TTGGGAGGCAGGACAGATTTTGGCCAGGAAGTTAATGCTCAGCTTAGTTGCAGACTTCCAGCAAAACAGGCCTCTAATTTTGAATGCAAAATTTGTTGATGGGTTCAAAAGCATTCTGCGCAACAGTAATTTGGATAAG GAATTCATTGCAAAGGCTATAACTCTCCCTGGTGAGGGGGAGATCATGGACATTATGAAAGTTGCGGATCCTGATGCTGTTCATGCAGTCAGAACTTTCATCAGAAAGGAGCTTGCTGTGCAGCTGAAAGCTGATTTCCTTTGCACG GTACTAGAAAACAAGTCCTCCGAGCAATATGAGTTTAACCATTCTAATATGGCCAGGCGGGCACTAAAGAACGTATCACTTG CATATCTTGCCTTACTTGATGACCCAGAATGCACTGAGCTTGCTCTGCGTGAATATAAAACGGCCACAAACATGACAGATCAGTTTGCAGCTTTAGCAGCGATTACTCAGAGGACTGGCACAATCACTGACAAGGTTTTGGCCGACTTCTATGATAAATGGCAGTACGACTTTTTG GTTGTCAACAAATGGTTTGCACTTCAAGCAATGTCAGATGTTCCTGGCAACGTTGAGAATGTTAAAAAGCTAATAGACCACCCAGCATTTGACCTTCGCAATCCAAATAAGGTTTATGCTTTGATTGGTGGTTTTTGTGGATCCCCTGTGAATTTCCATGCAAAAGATGGATCAGGTTACAAATTTTTGGGAGAGATGGTCGTCCAGCTAGACAAAATAAACCCACAG GTGGCTTCAAGGATGGTGTCGGCTTTTTCTCGATGGAGACGTTATGATGAGACCCGTCAAACCCTTGCTAAG gCGCAGTTAGAGATGATAATGTCAGCTAATGGACTATCCGAGAATGTTTTTGAGATTGCTTCAAAGAGTTTGGCAGCTTAA